The Petrotoga mobilis SJ95 genomic sequence GATATTTACAGGGAAATTGTATTAATTGGCAGTATTTTGGGGGAAAGAGAAAAAGCCCAGGCTCTTTCAAATGAACTGAGGCAAAGTGTTTTAAATATTGCCAAAAACTCTTTCACTTGGAAAGATAAACCAACAGTTTTATATTTAATGGTTCAAAATAATGTATCTGAAATTTGGACAGCAGGAACCGGTTCATATATAAATGAGTTAATTGCCTACGCTGGAGGATTAAATTTAGCCGCTCCATATACTGGGAACAATGGTTTTTTACTGGTTGGACCTGAATTCGTCGTTGCTCAAAATCCTGATATAATAATTGTTTCCTCGTATTATGAAGGCGACGAAACCTCTAAAAATACTATCTTAAATGCCGAACAGTTTAAAAACGTAAAAGCTGTTAAAGAAGGAAAAATAGTAATGGTCGATGGTAACAAAATGCATCAAGCTTCTCCATCATTGATCGATATACTTGAACAATTATACGAGTATTTTGGTGAAAATAGATGAAACAGATCAAAAAACGAGGGGAGTTTCCCCTTGTTTTATTTCTCATAATCTCGAGCTTTTTATTAATTTTACTTTTCACATCCTTTGGGAGTGTCAAGGTTCCCGTTAAAGACATTTTCACCTCTTTAATAGCTAAAAACAACAACGATATTTACAACAATTTGATTTTAAACATAAGGCTTCCAAGAGTGGTTGGAAGTTTTCTTGTTGGAAGCATATTAGCAGTTTCCGGGAATGTTTTACAATTGGTAGTACAAAATCCCCTCGCAGATCCATACATTTTAGGAATCTCGTCAGGGGCAAGCTTTGGTGCTGTGTTATACACCGCGTTGAGCAGTATTTATGGTCTTTCTCTTTTTCTCGGACTGGAAACTTTTTCTTTTCTTTTTGGTATCTTAGCGACATTTATTGTTTTAATATTGGCTCGACAGGGTAAAAAACTCCCTGTTTTATCTCTAATACTAAGCGGGGTGATAATTAGTTTTTTGTTTAATTCTTTTACAACACTTTTTACCGTGATGTATTGGGGAAACTTAATTCACGTCAATACATGGTTGATGGGAAGTACAGCAGATTTAATTTGGAGCGACAATTTTAAATTTATTTTTACACTTATCTTTCAATTTATTTTAGTTTTATTATTTTCTAAACAACTGAACGTCCTTTCTATGGGGGATGACATGGCTGTATTCTCAGGGATAAACCCCGATAGATTGAAGCTTTTTTTGATTGTAATAAACGTTTTTGCAGTATCTTTTACTGTGTCGCAGGTAGGAATAATTGGTTTTGTAGGACTTATTATCCCTCATATAGTTCGAATGATTAAAGGGCCGTACTCGTTTGTTTCAAATTTGTATTCA encodes the following:
- a CDS encoding FecCD family ABC transporter permease, producing MKQIKKRGEFPLVLFLIISSFLLILLFTSFGSVKVPVKDIFTSLIAKNNNDIYNNLILNIRLPRVVGSFLVGSILAVSGNVLQLVVQNPLADPYILGISSGASFGAVLYTALSSIYGLSLFLGLETFSFLFGILATFIVLILARQGKKLPVLSLILSGVIISFLFNSFTTLFTVMYWGNLIHVNTWLMGSTADLIWSDNFKFIFTLIFQFILVLLFSKQLNVLSMGDDMAVFSGINPDRLKLFLIVINVFAVSFTVSQVGIIGFVGLIIPHIVRMIKGPYSFVSNLYSLFIGGMFLMSADFVSRTLFAPTELPIGVVTSIVGAPIFIFVMRRKEKI
- a CDS encoding ABC transporter substrate-binding protein, yielding MRKVLFTFFTVLLSVVLSAEYLLVDDLGRLVPFEEEVNRVISAAPAVSDYIKYLGLEDKVVGVTDWDINIDAEKIGNLVPLNLEKIVSLSPDVVFLTGGFQEHEISRLERYNIKSLVINPVSFNDIYREIVLIGSILGEREKAQALSNELRQSVLNIAKNSFTWKDKPTVLYLMVQNNVSEIWTAGTGSYINELIAYAGGLNLAAPYTGNNGFLLVGPEFVVAQNPDIIIVSSYYEGDETSKNTILNAEQFKNVKAVKEGKIVMVDGNKMHQASPSLIDILEQLYEYFGENR